The Stratiformator vulcanicus genome has a segment encoding these proteins:
- a CDS encoding LpqB family beta-propeller domain-containing protein has protein sequence MRPYLAIVKDSFREALANRILWVVLVAITLLLVLLAPLTIQEVKATRIAPREILAPIPLLNAIYLEREAADDGASPASRIWSLLDDTDRKFIRQTVEPSDDSGGSRRFIRAETSGVLQSVIESPDLYDRDAWGDVQLKEDLAAEAEQSDLSGEALKARNRKLVAAAFPGFIRLQTDSAFQVYYLWFDLFEPIPVTADQIEQSIRLIVVSLNSWLVGGVGVMVAILVTANIVPRTFEPGEITLLLSKPISRTMLFVTKYLGGCAFALVCAAYLMAGLFLILGVMHQIWAFGLVWCIPLYVFVFSVYYAVSAAVGALTRSAILSVVATICFWLLLFGLGTAKGTLDELVIKPISLTEIIPAGDDLFTVNGNREVLLWDASQKSWNQVFAGEQTPGPAMLRRQMLASQRVLPQYDASRDLLISNEETPHQFGANGSLNLLAGRPENGWYRERIGVAPDLIKDVLIDPDGRVLCVTRSGVYEFTGEFQEQPEKGWVEGAIGNIFGSSDKNFRQLTPDDMAQFRRPFSIAMHLDSGDLALYAAGELIVLQKQDDGTFEPSRPTELDVDGPGLVGFGKQVVVVTEEGRARFFEPDDLSPRGEVEAFDAAPRSVAVSPDGQLIAVVSHDRSYALLRIDDGGKPEVVRRRGNIGAAAFGDDGRLYVADDYRQVTSIVPDDRSDPERFSQPDDIFLRVYRYGIWPLYTVLPKPAQMDELATYLMTEQKSLTLTEEEAGANSLEADRVELNLWGPLRSNVIFIAVVLGLTSFVISRRDY, from the coding sequence ATGAGACCGTATCTGGCCATCGTCAAAGACTCGTTTCGCGAAGCACTGGCGAACCGCATTTTGTGGGTCGTGCTTGTCGCGATCACGCTGCTGCTCGTGCTGCTCGCACCACTGACGATTCAGGAGGTGAAAGCGACGCGAATCGCGCCCCGCGAGATCCTCGCGCCGATACCGCTGCTCAATGCGATCTATCTCGAACGTGAAGCCGCCGATGATGGTGCCTCGCCGGCTTCCCGCATCTGGTCGTTGCTTGACGATACGGATCGAAAATTTATTCGACAGACCGTCGAACCGTCGGACGACTCCGGAGGATCGCGGCGATTCATTCGCGCAGAGACTTCCGGGGTGTTGCAGTCGGTCATTGAGAGTCCCGATCTCTACGATCGGGACGCGTGGGGCGATGTCCAGCTGAAAGAGGATCTCGCCGCGGAAGCTGAGCAATCGGATCTTTCCGGCGAAGCGCTCAAGGCCCGCAATCGCAAATTGGTCGCAGCGGCGTTTCCGGGATTCATCCGTTTGCAGACGGATTCCGCGTTCCAGGTTTATTACCTGTGGTTCGATTTGTTCGAACCGATTCCGGTCACGGCGGATCAGATCGAGCAATCGATTCGCCTGATTGTCGTCTCGCTGAACTCATGGCTGGTCGGCGGGGTTGGCGTCATGGTGGCGATTCTGGTCACCGCAAACATCGTCCCCCGCACCTTCGAACCGGGTGAGATCACGCTGCTGCTCAGCAAGCCGATCTCGCGGACGATGTTGTTCGTGACGAAGTATCTCGGCGGATGCGCGTTCGCCCTGGTGTGCGCCGCCTATCTGATGGCCGGCCTGTTTCTCATTCTCGGCGTGATGCATCAAATCTGGGCGTTCGGCCTGGTCTGGTGCATTCCGCTCTATGTCTTTGTATTTTCGGTCTACTACGCGGTCTCGGCAGCCGTCGGTGCGCTCACGCGCAGCGCCATCCTCTCGGTCGTGGCCACGATTTGTTTCTGGCTGCTCCTGTTCGGTCTGGGCACCGCGAAAGGAACACTCGACGAATTGGTCATTAAGCCGATCTCACTGACCGAGATCATCCCGGCGGGCGATGACCTATTCACCGTAAACGGCAACCGCGAGGTGTTGTTGTGGGATGCCAGTCAGAAGAGCTGGAACCAAGTCTTCGCCGGCGAACAAACACCCGGCCCGGCTATGTTGCGGCGTCAGATGCTCGCCTCGCAACGGGTTCTGCCGCAGTACGACGCCAGCCGCGACCTCCTGATTTCGAATGAAGAAACGCCGCATCAATTCGGCGCGAACGGCTCGCTCAACCTTCTCGCGGGGCGGCCCGAAAACGGCTGGTATCGCGAACGCATCGGCGTCGCTCCCGACCTCATCAAAGACGTACTGATCGACCCGGACGGCCGAGTGCTGTGCGTCACGCGATCGGGCGTGTACGAGTTCACCGGCGAGTTTCAGGAGCAGCCCGAAAAAGGTTGGGTGGAAGGGGCGATCGGGAACATCTTCGGAAGTAGCGACAAGAATTTTCGTCAGCTCACGCCCGACGACATGGCCCAATTCCGCCGACCGTTTTCGATCGCGATGCACCTCGACTCCGGCGATCTCGCCCTCTACGCCGCGGGCGAGCTCATCGTTTTGCAGAAGCAGGACGACGGCACGTTCGAACCGTCACGTCCAACGGAACTCGATGTCGATGGACCCGGGCTTGTCGGCTTCGGCAAACAGGTCGTAGTCGTCACGGAAGAGGGGCGGGCGCGATTTTTCGAACCGGACGACCTATCACCGCGTGGTGAAGTAGAAGCCTTCGATGCCGCCCCGCGCAGCGTCGCGGTCTCACCCGACGGTCAACTGATCGCCGTGGTCTCACATGATCGCAGCTACGCGCTGCTGCGGATTGACGACGGCGGCAAACCCGAGGTCGTCCGTCGTCGCGGAAACATCGGGGCAGCGGCCTTTGGTGATGACGGTCGACTCTATGTGGCGGATGACTATCGGCAGGTGACTTCGATCGTGCCGGATGATCGAAGCGATCCGGAACGATTTTCTCAACCGGACGACATCTTTCTGCGGGTCTACCGCTACGGCATTTGGCCGCTCTACACCGTGCTGCCCAAACCGGCCCAGATGGACGAACTTGCGACCTACCTGATGACCGAACAGAAATCGCTGACGCTGACCGAGGAGGAAGCCGGGGCGAATAGCTTGGAGGCGGACCGAGTGGAACTCAATTTGTGGGGTCCTTTGCGGAGCAACGTGATCTTCATCGCCGTCGTGCTGGGGCTCACATCCTTCGTGATTTCGCGACGCGATTATTGA
- a CDS encoding ABC transporter ATP-binding protein has translation MNASAISVSSLRKTYREGTFRKRKVEALQGVTFDVQKGEIFGLLGPNGAGKTTLIKILLGIVRRSGGDAKVLGLTAGSLKMRSHVGYLPENHRIPQHLTGNTALEYYGALSGLSGQAIRQARPKVLEQVGLSKRAKSSVSGYSKGMLQRLGLAQAMLHDPDLIVLDEPTDGVDPVGRREIRQVLHRLKQEGKTVFLNSHLLQETELVSDRVAILNRGRLQKVATVDELTNVETEVRFELCARTEAVEEAAKPFAERIAVVAEPSSAGTSAKAAVSDQADIDLLVDAWRAAGISIVSLSRAKATLEDAFIALIGSAEKNSDAQTSDSAEEAVEIDDDLFEDEKPA, from the coding sequence ATGAATGCGTCCGCGATCAGCGTTTCCTCGCTGCGAAAGACCTATCGCGAAGGCACGTTCCGCAAACGGAAGGTCGAGGCGCTGCAAGGCGTGACGTTCGACGTGCAGAAGGGGGAGATCTTCGGCCTGCTCGGCCCGAACGGTGCCGGCAAAACGACACTGATCAAGATTCTGCTCGGAATCGTTCGCCGCAGCGGGGGCGATGCAAAAGTCCTCGGGCTTACGGCCGGTTCGCTAAAGATGCGATCCCACGTCGGCTATCTGCCCGAGAATCACCGCATCCCACAACACCTGACCGGCAACACGGCTCTCGAATATTACGGTGCGCTCAGCGGACTCTCGGGACAGGCGATTCGGCAGGCCCGGCCGAAGGTGCTCGAGCAAGTCGGGCTTTCGAAGCGGGCCAAGAGCTCCGTCAGCGGTTATTCGAAGGGAATGCTCCAACGGCTCGGGCTCGCGCAGGCGATGCTGCACGATCCCGACTTGATCGTGCTCGACGAACCGACCGACGGCGTCGACCCGGTCGGTCGACGAGAGATTCGACAGGTGCTGCATCGCCTCAAGCAGGAAGGCAAGACGGTCTTCCTCAACAGCCACCTGCTTCAGGAAACCGAATTGGTCTCCGATCGCGTGGCGATCCTCAATCGGGGACGCCTGCAAAAAGTCGCGACCGTTGATGAGCTGACGAACGTCGAGACCGAGGTCCGGTTCGAACTCTGCGCTCGCACGGAAGCCGTCGAGGAAGCGGCCAAGCCCTTTGCCGAACGCATTGCAGTTGTCGCCGAGCCCTCATCGGCTGGGACGTCCGCGAAAGCGGCGGTCAGCGATCAGGCCGACATCGACCTGTTGGTCGATGCCTGGCGGGCCGCCGGTATCAGCATCGTGAGCCTCAGCCGAGCCAAAGCGACTCTGGAGGACGCGTTCATCGCGCTCATCGGGTCGGCCGAAAAGAATAGTGACGCCCAGACGTCCGATTCAGCCGAAGAAGCGGTCGAGATCGACGACGATCTCTTTGAGGACGAGAAACCGGCATGA